A window of the Gossypium hirsutum isolate 1008001.06 chromosome A05, Gossypium_hirsutum_v2.1, whole genome shotgun sequence genome harbors these coding sequences:
- the LOC121228855 gene encoding pleiotropic drug resistance protein 1-like gives MIKKRIQNLSNAMGSMCVAILFIGIQDAAFVQPVMSVERTVFYRERAAGMYSAMPNAIIIEIPYIFVKAFVYVIIVYAMIGFEWTIAKFFWYLFFMFFTLLYFASYGIQFCWMPLHKPIGLNLGLRSWYLYMAIWWRWYYWICPVSETLYGLVVSQFRDITDMFEDGNNETIEQYFRNYFDFRNYCVIVSFTILFGAIFTMFIKVINFQRC, from the exons atgataaa GAAAAGAATACAAAACCTGTCCAATGCAATGGGTTCAATGTGCGTTGCTATTCTTTTCATTGGTATCCAAGACGCTGCTTTTGTGCAACCGGTTATGTCTGTCGAAAGGACAGTTTTTTATAGAGAAAGAGCTGCTGGAATGTACTCTGCAATGCCAAATGCCATTATAATAGAGATACCTTATATTTTTGTTAAAGCTTTTGTGTATGTCATTATAGTGTATGCTATGATCGGATTCGAGTGGACCATTGCTAAGTTCTTCTGGTATCTCTTCTTCATGTTCTTCACCTTACTTTACTTCGCCTCATATGGCATCCAATTCTGTTGGATGCCACTGCATAAACCAATAGGATTAAACCTCGGGTTGAGGTCTTGGTATCTtta TATGGCAATATGGTGGAGGTGGTACTACTGGATTTGTCCGGTTTCTGAGACCTTGTATGGATTGGTTGTTTCACAGTTTAGAGATATAACAGACATGTTTGAAGATGGGAACAATGAGACAATAGAGCAGTACTTCAGaaattattttgacttcagaaATTACTGTGTGATTGTTAGTTTCACTATTCTCTTTGGGGCAATCTTTACAATGTTCATAAAGGTAATCAATTTCCAGAGATGTTAA